A genomic stretch from Ureibacillus composti includes:
- a CDS encoding deoxynucleoside kinase: protein MNLREKYHIPTNTVITIAGTVGVGKSTMTKALSDALNFRTSYEKVDTNPYLDKFYDDFEKWSFHLQVYFLAERFKEQKRIFEYGGGFIQDRSIYEDTGIFAKMHFDKGTMNPTDYETYTNLFDAMVMTPYFPHPDLLIYLEGSIDNVISRIAERGRTMEQQTPKEYWVEMHNRYEEWINNFNSCPVLRLNINDYDLVKNPEQIEVIIERIAYMLKQTSHLRK, encoded by the coding sequence ATGAATCTAAGAGAAAAATATCATATTCCAACCAATACGGTTATTACAATTGCAGGTACGGTAGGTGTAGGGAAGTCGACTATGACAAAAGCACTGTCTGATGCGTTAAATTTCCGTACATCATATGAAAAGGTGGACACAAACCCTTATTTAGATAAGTTTTACGATGACTTTGAAAAATGGAGTTTCCACTTACAAGTGTACTTTTTGGCAGAGCGTTTTAAGGAACAAAAGCGTATTTTTGAATATGGTGGTGGGTTCATTCAAGACCGCTCAATCTATGAAGATACAGGAATATTTGCAAAGATGCATTTCGATAAAGGAACAATGAATCCAACTGATTACGAAACATATACAAATTTATTTGATGCAATGGTTATGACACCCTACTTCCCCCATCCGGATTTACTGATTTATTTAGAAGGTTCAATTGATAATGTGATTAGTCGAATCGCAGAACGTGGACGTACAATGGAACAACAAACGCCAAAAGAGTATTGGGTTGAGATGCATAATCGTTATGAGGAATGGATTAACAACTTTAATTCCTGTCCTGTGCTACGTTTAAATATTAATGATTATGACTTGGTAAAAAATCCGGAACAAATAGAAGTAATTATTGAGCGTATTGCCTATATGCTAAAGCAAACAAGCCATCTTCGAAAATAA